One stretch of Amycolatopsis sp. NBC_00345 DNA includes these proteins:
- a CDS encoding polysaccharide pyruvyl transferase family protein → MSARVGVFGLLGSGNLGNDGSLEAVLGYLRAEHPDATVSAFCGGPDVVSARYGIPATRLNWYTDEYQTASGPRSIAMKAFGKLVDVVRTAAWVRRQDVVFVPGMGVLEATLPLRPWGFPYALFLLSAAGRLFGTKVALVSVGADRITVPATRFLVRQTARLAAYRSYRDELSRTAMRSMGVPVDGDAVYPDLAFSLPVPTVAEDPRAVGVGVMAYYGGNDDRADGERIYRSYVDAMTRFVRHLVDQDRPVRLFIGDQIDTAVVDEIRAAVPSPLVTATPLETLDELMRSMAGVGTVVATRYHNVLCALKLGKPTLAIGYAKKNDVLMAEMGLDGFCQEARAIDVDRLVTQFAELDRRAPELRQTLAEHNEENEQRLKHQFAALSASLFPVSEVR, encoded by the coding sequence GTGAGCGCACGCGTCGGCGTGTTCGGGTTGCTCGGCTCGGGCAACCTCGGCAACGACGGCTCCCTGGAGGCGGTGCTCGGCTATCTGCGCGCCGAGCACCCGGACGCCACCGTGTCCGCCTTCTGCGGCGGGCCCGACGTGGTTTCGGCCCGCTACGGCATCCCGGCGACGCGGCTGAACTGGTACACCGACGAGTACCAAACGGCCTCGGGCCCGCGGTCCATCGCCATGAAGGCGTTCGGGAAGCTGGTCGACGTCGTGCGCACGGCCGCGTGGGTGCGGCGCCAGGACGTGGTCTTCGTGCCCGGCATGGGCGTGCTCGAGGCGACGCTTCCGTTGCGGCCGTGGGGTTTCCCGTACGCGCTGTTCCTGCTGAGCGCGGCCGGGCGGCTGTTCGGCACGAAGGTGGCGCTGGTGAGCGTCGGCGCCGACCGGATCACGGTGCCGGCCACACGGTTCCTGGTCCGGCAGACGGCGCGGCTGGCGGCGTACCGCTCGTACCGCGACGAGCTTTCGCGGACGGCGATGCGCTCGATGGGCGTGCCGGTGGATGGCGACGCCGTGTACCCCGACCTCGCGTTCTCGCTGCCGGTGCCCACCGTGGCCGAGGACCCGCGCGCGGTCGGCGTCGGCGTGATGGCGTACTACGGCGGCAACGACGACCGGGCCGACGGCGAGCGGATCTATCGGTCCTATGTGGACGCTATGACGCGCTTCGTGCGGCACCTGGTCGACCAGGACCGGCCGGTGCGGCTGTTCATCGGCGACCAGATCGACACCGCGGTGGTCGACGAGATCCGGGCGGCCGTGCCGTCGCCGCTGGTCACCGCCACCCCACTGGAGACGCTGGACGAGCTGATGCGGTCGATGGCCGGCGTCGGCACGGTTGTCGCGACGCGGTACCACAACGTGTTGTGCGCGCTGAAGCTCGGGAAGCCGACGCTCGCGATCGGGTACGCGAAGAAGAACGACGTGCTGATGGCCGAGATGGGCCTGGACGGCTTCTGCCAGGAGGCCCGCGCGATCGACGTCGACCGGCTGGTCACGCAGTTCGCGGAGCTGGACCGGCGCGCGCCGGAGCTGCGGCAGACGCTGGCCGAGCACAACGAGGAGAACGAGCAACGGCTGAAGCACCAGTTCGCCGCGCTGTCCGCTTCGCTGTTCCCTGTTTCGGAGGTCCGATGA
- the rfbC gene encoding dTDP-4-dehydrorhamnose 3,5-epimerase: protein MKAIPVPTIAGAYLFQPTPHRDDRGFFSRTFDADVARSVGIEPETFVQDSVSRSYRGVLRGMHLRSGDGEAKLVRCSFGEVFDVVVDLRPESPTFRNREIFRLSGDTQESVYIPAGCAHGFQALSDIADVSYRIDRVHNPDEDVAIAYNDPELAIPWPLPAALVSERDSAAGSLAEALKPLG from the coding sequence ATGAAAGCCATTCCCGTGCCGACCATCGCGGGCGCGTACCTGTTCCAGCCGACGCCGCACCGCGACGACCGCGGCTTCTTTTCGCGCACTTTCGACGCGGACGTGGCCCGGTCGGTGGGAATCGAACCGGAAACGTTTGTGCAGGACAGCGTTTCCCGCTCGTACCGCGGGGTGCTGCGCGGCATGCACCTGCGCTCGGGCGATGGTGAGGCGAAGCTCGTGCGCTGCTCGTTCGGCGAGGTCTTCGATGTGGTCGTGGACCTGCGGCCGGAATCGCCGACGTTCCGCAACCGCGAGATCTTCCGGCTTTCCGGCGATACTCAGGAGAGCGTTTACATCCCGGCGGGCTGCGCGCACGGTTTCCAGGCGCTGTCCGATATCGCTGATGTCTCATATCGGATCGACCGGGTGCACAATCCGGACGAAGACGTCGCAATCGCCTATAATGATCCTGAACTCGCGATCCCGTGGCCGCTGCCGGCCGCGCTGGTTTCCGAGCGGGATTCAGCCGCGGGCTCCTTGGCCGAGGCACTCAAACCGTTGGGGTGA